The following coding sequences lie in one Equus asinus isolate D_3611 breed Donkey chromosome 1, EquAss-T2T_v2, whole genome shotgun sequence genomic window:
- the GPR141 gene encoding probable G-protein coupled receptor 141, whose product MANHSNSSCNPLPTASLTGLYCVVLFGGLVGIISILFLLVKMNTRSVTTTAVINLVVIHSVFLLTVPFRLIYLIENTWGFGLPFCKFVSAMLHIHMYLTFLFYVVILVIRYLIFFKRKDKVEFYRKLHAVAASTGLWLLVIVIVVPLIFSHYGTSETYDEEDCFRFHKELNHVYAQVVNYMIVTIVIAIAVILLVFQIFIIVSMVRKLRHSLLSHQEFWAQLKNLFFIGVIFVCFLPYHFFRIYYLHVVAHSGECINSVASYNEIFLSVTAISCFDLLLFVLGGSHWFKQKIIDLWNCLLCH is encoded by the coding sequence ATGGCTAACCACAGTAATTCCTCCTGCAATCCTTTACCGACAGCTTCTTTAACTGGGCTCTACTGCGTGGTGCTCTTTGGAGGACTGGTGGGCATCATCTCCATTTTGTTCTTACTGGTGAAAATGAACACCCGGTCTGTGACCACCACAGCAGTCATTAACCTGGTAGTGATCCACAGTGTTTTTCTGCTGACAGTGCCTTTTCGCTTGATCTATCTCATTGAGAACACTTGGGGATTTGGATTGCCCTTCTGCAAATTTGTGAGTGCCATGCTGCACATCCACATGTACCTCACATTCCTGTTCTACGTGGTGATCCTGGTCATTAGGTACCTCATCTTCTTCAAGCGCAAGGACAAAGTGGAATTCTACAGAAAACTGCATGCTGTGGCTGCCAGTACTGGCTTGTGGCTTCTGGTGATTGTCATTGTGGTGCCCCTGATTTTTTCTCATTATGGAACTTCTGAGACGTATGATGAGGAAgactgttttagattccacaaagaACTTAACCATGTATATGCGCAAGTGGTCAACTATATGATAGTCACTATTGTCATAGCTATTGCAGTGATTCTCTTGGTCTTCCAGATCTTCATCATTGTGTCAATGGTGCGGAAGCTACGCCACTCCTTACTATCCCACCAGGAGTTCTGGGCCCAGCTGAAAAACCTATTTTTTATAGGGGTCATTTTTGTTTGCTTCCTTCCCTACCATTTCTTTAGAATCTATTATTTGCATGTTGTGGCACACTCAGGTGAATGTATCAACAGTGTTGCATCCTATAATGAAATCTTCTTGAGTGTAACAGCAATTAGCTGCTTTGATTTGCTGCTCTTTGTTCTTGGGGGAAGCCATTGGTTTAAGCAAAAGATAATTGATCTATGGAACTGCCTTTTGTGCCATTAG